In Bradyrhizobium guangdongense, the sequence TGAAGCTGGTGGACAGCGCACAAATGCGCGCCGGCGTGACGCCTCTGCTGGCGCGGCTGGGCGCCGACTTCACCCCCGATACGCTGGTCGGCGATTTGTCGATCGCGCAGCGCCAGATGGTGGAAATCGCAAAGGCCCTCTCGATCGACGCCCGTATCATCATCATGGACGAGCCGACCTCGAGCTTGACGATTTCCGAGACCGAACGGCTGCTCGAGGTAATTGCGGACCTGAAGACACATGGCATTTCGGTGATCTACATCTCGCATCGGCTGGGCGAGATCATGAGCTGCGCCGATCGCGTCGTGGTGCTGCGCGACGGGCGAACGGTGGGCGAACTGGCGCGGCATGAGCTCAGCCATGTCGCGATGATCCGGCTGATGATCGGCCGCGATCTGAAAGCGCTGTACACGCCGCCGAAGCGCCCGCCGCAGCCGGGCGGCTGCAACATCGTCGATCTCGTGACCACCGCTTTTCCCGACAGGCACATCAATCTCTCGGTCCGTCGTGGCGAGATCCTCGGGCTCGCCGGTCTCGTCGGCGCCGGCCGCACGTCCCTGGCCCGGACCGCCTTCGGCATCGACCCGCTGCTGGGTGGCGAGATCAGGATCGACGACGTGCCGGTCGGCGTTGCCTCGCCGCGCGACGCGATCGAACAGGGCATCTACCTGGTGCCGGAGGACCGCAAGAAGTCCGGACTGGTGCTGGAGCTGCCGATCCGGGAGAACGTGACGCTTGCAAGCCTGCTGAATTACGCGCGGATGTGGCTGGTCGACGGCGCGGCCGAGCGCAAGGCCGCGAATGAACAGGCGAGGCGCCTGTCGATCAAGGCGCCGAGCGTCGATATCGAGGCCGTGGCGCTCTCCGGCGGCAACCAGCAGAAAATCGTGCTGGGCAAATGGCTGTCCATGCAGCCGCGCGTGATGTTCTTCGACGAGCCGACCCGCGGCATCGATGTCGGCGCCAAGAGCGAGATCTACGCGCTGATGCGCGATCTTGCCGACCGGGGCGTGGCGATCGTGATGATCTCCTCGGACATGGAGGAGGTGATCGGCGTCTCCGACCGGGTGGCGGTGATGCATGAAGGCGCGGTCAGCGGCGTTCTGGAGCGCGATCAGCTCAGCGAATACAACGTGCTGCGGCTAGCGATGGGCCAGGCGGTGCAAACCACGGAAGTCGCTGCGTCATGACGAAGAAGGAACTTGGCCTCGCCGTGTTGCTGGTGGTCATCTCGGCCATCACGGGCATCATCAATCCGGCCTTCCTGTCGCTGGTGAACCTGCTGAACATGGCCAATCTCATCGGCCTGTTCGGCGTATTCGCGCTCGGCGAGGGGCTGGTAATCATTACCGGAGGAATTGATCTCTCGCTCGGCTCGATGTTCGCGCTGCTCGGCGTCGTCTTCATCGACCTGCTGACGACGTATCAGGTCCCCTGGCCGCTGGCGCTGTTGCTCGTCCTGCTGGGCGGAGTGGCGCTCGGCGCCATCCAGGGTTTCCTGATCACGCGGCTGAAGATGCAGCCGTTCATCGTGACCTTGTGCGGCCTGCTGATCTATCGCGGCACCGCGCGCTACTATACGAGCGACTCGACGCGTGG encodes:
- a CDS encoding sugar ABC transporter ATP-binding protein, which codes for MVETLLELAGIGKTYPGVRALDNVSLRLHRGEVLGLIGENGAGKSTLMRVLGGVIEPSEGVIRIAGTEYARMTVGEATRAGIAFVHQELNLFENLDVAANVFIGREKLTGGPLKLVDSAQMRAGVTPLLARLGADFTPDTLVGDLSIAQRQMVEIAKALSIDARIIIMDEPTSSLTISETERLLEVIADLKTHGISVIYISHRLGEIMSCADRVVVLRDGRTVGELARHELSHVAMIRLMIGRDLKALYTPPKRPPQPGGCNIVDLVTTAFPDRHINLSVRRGEILGLAGLVGAGRTSLARTAFGIDPLLGGEIRIDDVPVGVASPRDAIEQGIYLVPEDRKKSGLVLELPIRENVTLASLLNYARMWLVDGAAERKAANEQARRLSIKAPSVDIEAVALSGGNQQKIVLGKWLSMQPRVMFFDEPTRGIDVGAKSEIYALMRDLADRGVAIVMISSDMEEVIGVSDRVAVMHEGAVSGVLERDQLSEYNVLRLAMGQAVQTTEVAAS